The Saccharopolyspora gloriosae genome window below encodes:
- a CDS encoding arabinofuranosyltransferase: MRLPLRSAVSELLAGSAVAAVISLALQFAVARLGISEPSFAPEALASLGAGLVLLITFGLLAFGRHRFPRPVRLAGTWAALSAFTTLALAIPLQATRYYFGGSSTDNGFRLQYMTRMASTWGLSDMNYADTAPYYPGGWFWLGGRFANLLGWEGWAAYKPYALIWVAVTSVVAFTLWSVVVRRRLALLAAVVTSLAGMLHGIEEPYAWPSAAWLAPIAVLTWHAMRREQRAPRWTLICVGGYVGFAAVTYTLHFGFAVLLIVAMAVVAGVSRVRRGEAGWATTKRMFLRLLPIGIVSAVISLLVWAPYVLATHVFTDNPRSAALHYLPEDGSFLPVPMTDASAFGALCLAGFAWLIVRARSSEVAGAMLTLVIAIYAWFGLSTLALVAKTTLLAFRLNVILGVVLAVAGVFALLEFIGWVRDRVDVGYAARITTLSCALGLLGAITLTQGAIGTALATSTEQAYEDYYPTGDNAKGARDPEKTGSWADDVYREISRLTGRPPQRDLLLSTDYKLMSFRPYWGFQQETPHYANPLADYDERAAEIERWTKARTAPELVELLRRSEFTAPNVFVLRNPASPVASEADRERAADPSDENAGKLALNLKGDAFPQLPNVRDYDVHFDPAVFDGPQFERRDVGPYTIIAVRENVR, encoded by the coding sequence GTGCGACTTCCACTGCGCAGCGCGGTTTCCGAGTTGCTCGCGGGTTCGGCGGTCGCCGCGGTGATCAGCCTCGCCCTGCAGTTCGCGGTGGCACGACTGGGCATCAGCGAACCGAGCTTCGCGCCGGAGGCGTTGGCCTCGCTCGGCGCGGGCCTGGTGCTGTTGATCACGTTCGGCCTGCTGGCGTTCGGCCGCCACCGCTTCCCGCGGCCGGTGCGACTCGCCGGGACGTGGGCGGCGTTGTCGGCGTTCACGACGCTGGCGCTGGCGATCCCGCTGCAGGCGACGCGGTACTACTTCGGCGGTTCGTCCACCGACAACGGCTTCCGCTTGCAGTACATGACGCGGATGGCGTCGACGTGGGGCTTGTCGGACATGAACTACGCGGACACCGCCCCGTACTACCCCGGTGGCTGGTTCTGGCTCGGTGGCAGGTTCGCGAACCTGCTGGGCTGGGAGGGCTGGGCGGCCTACAAGCCCTACGCGTTGATCTGGGTGGCGGTGACGAGCGTCGTCGCGTTCACGTTGTGGAGCGTCGTGGTGCGGCGGCGCTTGGCCTTGCTGGCCGCGGTGGTGACGTCGCTCGCGGGGATGCTGCACGGCATCGAGGAGCCCTACGCGTGGCCGTCGGCGGCGTGGCTGGCTCCGATCGCGGTGCTGACCTGGCACGCGATGCGGCGCGAGCAGCGGGCACCGCGCTGGACGTTGATCTGCGTCGGCGGGTACGTCGGTTTCGCGGCGGTCACCTACACGCTGCACTTCGGCTTCGCGGTGCTGCTGATCGTGGCGATGGCCGTGGTGGCGGGCGTGTCCCGGGTGCGCCGCGGCGAGGCCGGGTGGGCCACGACGAAGCGGATGTTCCTGCGGTTGCTGCCGATCGGCATCGTCAGCGCCGTCATCTCGCTGCTGGTGTGGGCGCCGTACGTGCTGGCGACGCACGTCTTCACCGACAATCCGCGCAGCGCGGCGCTGCACTACCTGCCGGAGGACGGTTCGTTCCTGCCGGTGCCGATGACGGACGCGAGCGCGTTCGGCGCGTTGTGCCTGGCCGGGTTCGCCTGGTTGATCGTGCGCGCCCGCAGCAGCGAGGTCGCCGGCGCGATGCTGACCTTGGTCATCGCGATCTACGCGTGGTTCGGCTTGTCCACGCTGGCGCTGGTGGCGAAGACGACGTTGCTGGCGTTCCGGCTGAACGTGATCTTGGGCGTGGTGCTGGCGGTGGCCGGGGTCTTCGCCCTGCTGGAGTTCATCGGGTGGGTCCGGGACCGCGTGGACGTCGGCTACGCGGCGCGGATCACGACGCTGTCGTGCGCGCTGGGGCTGTTGGGCGCGATCACGTTGACCCAGGGCGCCATCGGGACCGCGCTGGCCACCTCCACGGAGCAGGCCTACGAGGACTACTACCCGACCGGCGACAACGCGAAGGGCGCGCGCGATCCGGAGAAGACCGGTTCGTGGGCCGACGACGTCTACCGCGAGATCTCGCGGCTCACCGGCCGCCCGCCGCAGCGGGATCTGCTGCTGAGCACGGACTACAAGCTGATGTCGTTCCGCCCGTACTGGGGTTTCCAGCAGGAGACCCCGCACTACGCGAACCCGCTCGCCGATTACGACGAGCGCGCCGCGGAGATCGAGCGGTGGACGAAGGCCCGCACCGCTCCGGAACTGGTGGAGTTGTTGCGGCGCAGCGAGTTCACCGCGCCGAACGTGTTCGTGCTGCGCAACCCGGCGAGCCCGGTGGCGTCCGAGGCGGACCGGGAGCGCGCCGCGGATCCGTCGGACGAGAACGCGGGGAAGCTGGCGCTGAACTTGAAGGGCGACGCGTTCCCGCAGTTGCCGAACGTCCGGGACTACGACGTGCACTTCGACCCGGCTGTGTTCGACGGCCCGCAGTTCGAACGCCGCGACGTCGGCCCGTACACGATCATCGCGGTACGCGAGAACGTGCGCTGA
- a CDS encoding cytochrome P450 family protein, whose product MPATTDNSALPVLDDAFMQDPYVKYARLRAEAPARRVLSRAGIPVWVVTRYAEARQALSHPGLSKGVDGIKKAIDAQVEPGAHRVEYVDDLQSHLLNTDPPDHTRLRKLVLKGFTPRRVDDLRPRIEEITARLLDDLAGTAEVELLDQFAFPLPITVISEMLGVEEDRHDDFKKWTTALINGVDADSVNSAGRSIGEYIAELVARKRVAPGDDLISALIEVADGEDRLTEPELISMVFLLLVAGHETTVNLIGNCVYDLLRNPQRLAEVRADPALVDDAIEETLRHESPVNLATMRYTAEPVRLGDVEIPADELVLVALGSANRDERRFERAAEFDPARSATGHLGFGHGIHFCLGASLARLEARVAVRRLLERYPDLSLGVDPAELRWRPSTLVHGLEELPIRLR is encoded by the coding sequence ATGCCCGCCACCACGGACAACTCCGCCCTGCCCGTCCTCGACGACGCGTTCATGCAGGACCCGTACGTGAAGTACGCCAGACTGCGGGCCGAAGCACCGGCCCGGCGCGTCCTCAGCCGCGCAGGCATTCCCGTGTGGGTGGTCACCCGCTACGCCGAAGCCCGGCAGGCGCTGTCCCACCCCGGGCTCAGCAAGGGCGTCGACGGCATCAAGAAGGCCATCGACGCCCAGGTGGAACCCGGCGCGCACCGCGTCGAATACGTCGACGACCTCCAATCGCACCTGCTCAACACCGACCCGCCGGACCACACCCGGCTGCGGAAACTGGTCCTCAAGGGCTTCACGCCGCGCCGCGTCGACGACCTCCGGCCGCGCATCGAAGAGATCACCGCGCGGCTCCTCGACGACCTCGCCGGCACCGCCGAAGTCGAACTGCTGGACCAGTTCGCCTTCCCGCTGCCCATCACGGTGATCTCCGAGATGCTCGGCGTGGAAGAGGACCGCCACGACGACTTCAAGAAGTGGACCACCGCGCTGATCAACGGCGTGGACGCCGACTCGGTGAACTCGGCCGGACGCAGCATCGGCGAGTACATCGCGGAACTGGTCGCCCGCAAGCGCGTGGCACCGGGCGACGACCTGATCAGCGCGCTGATCGAAGTCGCCGACGGCGAGGACCGGCTCACCGAACCCGAACTGATCTCGATGGTGTTCCTGCTGCTGGTCGCCGGGCACGAGACCACCGTGAACCTGATCGGGAACTGCGTCTACGACCTGCTGCGCAATCCGCAACGGCTCGCCGAAGTCCGGGCCGACCCGGCGCTCGTGGACGACGCGATCGAAGAGACCCTGCGGCACGAGAGCCCCGTCAACCTGGCGACGATGCGCTACACCGCCGAGCCCGTGCGGCTCGGCGACGTGGAGATCCCCGCCGATGAACTGGTGCTCGTGGCCCTCGGCTCGGCCAACCGGGACGAGCGGCGCTTCGAACGCGCGGCGGAATTCGACCCGGCGCGCTCCGCGACCGGGCACCTCGGATTCGGCCACGGCATCCACTTCTGCCTGGGCGCGTCGCTGGCCCGGCTCGAAGCGCGCGTCGCGGTGCGGCGACTGCTGGAGCGGTACCCCGACCTGAGCCTCGGCGTGGACCCCGCCGAACTCCGCTGGCGGCCCAGCACCCTCGTGCACGGCCTGGAAGAGCTGCCGATCCGGCTTCGGTGA